Proteins encoded together in one Kribbella voronezhensis window:
- a CDS encoding MarR family winged helix-turn-helix transcriptional regulator — protein MPDDDLNLGLLLLIPYRSMENRVFERLAEAGYDITPAQARVFQRISATGSRLTELAEQAQVTKQTAGFLVDQLEKAGYVRRVPDPTDARARLVQIADRGAETIPLAAAVVAEIEAEWTAHLGATQAAQLRRALSKLREITDPYAGPAST, from the coding sequence GTGCCGGACGACGACCTGAATCTGGGATTGCTGCTGTTGATCCCCTACCGATCGATGGAGAACCGTGTCTTCGAGCGGCTGGCCGAGGCGGGCTACGACATCACGCCGGCCCAGGCCAGGGTGTTCCAGCGGATCAGCGCGACCGGCAGCCGGCTGACCGAGCTGGCCGAACAGGCGCAGGTGACCAAGCAGACGGCCGGGTTCCTGGTCGACCAACTGGAGAAGGCCGGCTACGTCCGTCGCGTCCCGGACCCGACGGACGCCCGCGCCCGGCTGGTGCAGATCGCTGACCGCGGTGCCGAGACGATCCCGCTCGCCGCCGCCGTCGTCGCCGAGATCGAGGCCGAGTGGACCGCCCATCTGGGCGCCACCCAGGCCGCCCAACTCCGGCGCGCACTCAGCAAGCTCCGCGAGATCACCGACCCGTACGCCGGCCCGGCCTCCACCTGA
- a CDS encoding RNA polymerase sigma factor, which yields MTPDIALATLALPGRPMAPRTVRTTASTTASDVGADEDGRILESSVREPDRFTVIFDRYFPQVHSYVARRLGTDLADDLSSETFLIAFRQRDRFDRRSGVVRAWLYGIATNLIRRHRRDELRAWRATAKLPLPVPAAGHEERVTAQVTAQATNRRLAAALAKVSAKDREVLMLVALGELTYDEVAAALGIKYGTVCSRLSRARRIVRESLGNLDPTGGTDHG from the coding sequence ATGACGCCCGACATCGCCCTGGCGACGCTTGCGCTGCCCGGCCGGCCGATGGCGCCCCGAACCGTGCGAACCACTGCCAGCACGACCGCAAGCGACGTCGGCGCCGACGAGGACGGCCGGATCCTGGAGTCGTCGGTGCGCGAACCCGACCGCTTCACGGTCATCTTCGACCGCTACTTCCCGCAGGTGCATTCGTACGTCGCGCGCCGGCTCGGTACCGACCTCGCCGACGACCTCTCGTCGGAGACGTTCCTGATCGCCTTCCGCCAGCGCGACCGGTTCGACCGCCGCAGCGGGGTGGTGCGCGCCTGGCTGTACGGCATCGCCACCAACCTGATCCGCCGGCACCGTCGTGACGAGCTCCGGGCCTGGCGGGCGACCGCCAAGCTGCCGCTGCCGGTTCCGGCCGCCGGGCACGAGGAGCGGGTGACCGCCCAGGTCACGGCGCAGGCCACGAACCGCCGGCTCGCGGCCGCCCTGGCGAAGGTGTCCGCGAAGGACCGCGAAGTACTGATGCTGGTCGCGCTCGGCGAGCTCACGTACGACGAGGTCGCGGCCGCGCTGGGGATCAAGTACGGAACGGTGTGCTCGCGGCTGTCGCGGGCGCGGCGGATCGTCCGCGAAAGTCTTGGCAACCTCGATCCGACCGGGGGCACCGATCATGGCTGA
- a CDS encoding LuxR C-terminal-related transcriptional regulator: MVNLSLRHRIQQQELSEHEKLFRELLPGPVADSYFELLELGQREITEHTGPVQEGIDQELVTRRLAYLHRSEGSMTLRPIDPLIATTGLLTQVQRELGRHQDRLLQGYVAAAELHQRQLHIKQPGEVPSVLAQLLTDPDEIAERWTTSIHTVQCTYRSIAVHDPTQTAPILPSPLASHCDSMHFRELCTPEFLADPCGNDAIRAAIDAGIEVRTAQTLPARMIIVDDHFALIGLVPVGDSGALLVRSSVLIAALTQYYDQIWATATPVVLPGAEQASRTRQAVGNLGRTEREVLTLLVHGLKDEAIARHLSLSVRTVRRHIATVMDFVDAPTRFAAGAAAQRLGLLG, encoded by the coding sequence GTGGTCAATCTGAGTCTGCGCCATCGGATCCAGCAGCAAGAACTGTCCGAACACGAGAAACTCTTCCGCGAACTGCTCCCCGGCCCGGTCGCCGACTCGTACTTCGAACTGCTCGAGCTGGGCCAGCGCGAGATCACCGAGCACACCGGGCCGGTTCAGGAAGGGATCGACCAGGAACTGGTCACCCGCCGGCTCGCCTATCTGCATCGCTCCGAAGGGTCGATGACGTTGCGACCGATCGATCCGCTGATCGCGACCACCGGCCTGCTGACCCAGGTGCAACGGGAGCTGGGCAGGCATCAGGACCGGCTGCTGCAGGGATACGTCGCGGCCGCCGAGCTGCATCAGCGCCAGCTGCACATCAAGCAGCCCGGCGAGGTCCCGTCGGTCCTTGCCCAGTTGCTGACCGACCCCGATGAGATCGCCGAGCGCTGGACGACCTCGATCCACACGGTGCAGTGCACCTACCGGTCCATCGCAGTCCACGATCCCACCCAGACCGCGCCCATCCTGCCGTCACCGCTGGCCAGTCACTGCGACTCCATGCATTTCCGCGAGCTGTGCACGCCGGAGTTCCTCGCCGATCCGTGCGGCAACGATGCCATCCGGGCCGCGATCGATGCCGGAATCGAGGTCCGTACCGCGCAGACGCTGCCGGCCAGGATGATCATCGTGGACGACCACTTCGCGTTGATCGGGCTGGTCCCGGTCGGCGACAGCGGTGCGCTCCTGGTCCGGTCGTCGGTACTGATCGCCGCGCTCACGCAGTACTACGACCAGATCTGGGCAACCGCCACTCCGGTCGTGCTGCCCGGGGCGGAGCAGGCATCGCGGACCAGGCAGGCGGTCGGGAACCTGGGCCGCACCGAGCGGGAGGTGCTGACCCTGCTCGTGCACGGACTCAAGGACGAGGCGATAGCACGGCACCTGAGCCTCAGCGTCCGGACGGTACGCCGGCACATCGCCACGGTGATGGACTTCGTCGACGCCCCGACCCGGTTCGCCGCGGGCGCCGCCGCCCAACGACTCGGCCTGCTCGGCTGA
- the rox gene encoding rifampin monooxygenase gives MIIAGGGPTGMMLAAELRLHGVQVVVLEREAEPSPVVRALGLHARSAEVMDQRGLLDRFLAAGTPHPIGGQYGFFAGIGKRPPEHLDTAFPYTLALFQPIIDRILAEHAVEVGAEVRRGCEVVGLSQDEDSVTVELADGNQLEARYFVGCDGGRSTVRKALGVAFPGQDATNEYLLGEMKLDVDQETLTEIMTEVRKTQLFFGAGPVGDGLHRVVVPAAGVSKDRRTAPTMEEFREQLRVTTGTDFGAHSPRWLSRFGNATRLAEQYRSGRVLLAGDAAHVHPPLGGQGLNLGVQDAFNLGWKLAAEVNGWAPESLLDTYHDERHPVAAMVLDNTLAQGVLMDPAPGPQAMRRLMSRLMDFEDVNKYVIEMVMSIGIRYDFGDDNELVGRRLRNVELKNGRLYDQLHAGRGLLLDQTGRLTVDGWDDRVDHVVETVDASEGLDFPAALLRPDGHIAWIGDNNPDLFTHLTKWFGTPTN, from the coding sequence GTGATCATTGCGGGTGGCGGACCGACCGGCATGATGCTCGCGGCCGAACTGCGGCTGCACGGCGTCCAGGTGGTGGTCCTGGAGAGGGAGGCGGAGCCGAGTCCGGTCGTCCGCGCTCTCGGGCTGCACGCCCGCAGCGCGGAGGTGATGGACCAACGCGGATTGCTGGACCGCTTCCTGGCCGCCGGTACGCCGCACCCGATCGGCGGTCAGTACGGGTTCTTCGCCGGGATCGGCAAGCGGCCGCCGGAGCACCTGGACACGGCGTTCCCGTACACGCTGGCGCTCTTCCAGCCGATCATCGACCGCATCCTGGCCGAGCACGCGGTCGAGGTCGGAGCGGAGGTGCGGCGTGGCTGCGAGGTGGTCGGGCTGAGTCAGGACGAGGACTCGGTCACGGTAGAGCTTGCCGATGGCAACCAATTGGAGGCGCGGTACTTCGTCGGCTGCGACGGCGGCCGCAGTACGGTGCGCAAGGCGCTCGGCGTCGCCTTCCCGGGGCAGGACGCCACCAACGAGTACCTGCTGGGCGAGATGAAGCTGGACGTGGACCAGGAGACGCTGACCGAAATCATGACCGAGGTCCGCAAGACGCAGCTGTTCTTCGGGGCGGGGCCGGTGGGAGACGGGCTGCACCGGGTCGTCGTACCGGCTGCCGGGGTGTCCAAGGATCGCAGGACCGCGCCCACCATGGAGGAGTTCCGGGAGCAGTTGCGGGTGACCACGGGGACGGACTTCGGTGCGCACTCGCCGCGCTGGCTTTCGCGGTTCGGTAACGCGACCAGGCTGGCCGAGCAGTATCGGTCCGGCCGGGTGCTGCTGGCCGGCGACGCGGCTCACGTGCACCCACCACTGGGCGGGCAGGGGCTCAACCTGGGTGTCCAGGACGCGTTCAACCTCGGCTGGAAGCTGGCGGCCGAGGTCAACGGCTGGGCGCCGGAGAGCCTGCTGGACACCTACCACGACGAACGGCATCCGGTGGCCGCGATGGTGCTGGACAACACGCTGGCGCAGGGGGTGCTGATGGATCCTGCCCCGGGTCCGCAGGCGATGCGCCGGTTGATGTCGCGGCTGATGGATTTCGAGGACGTCAACAAGTACGTGATCGAGATGGTGATGTCGATCGGGATCCGCTACGACTTCGGCGACGACAACGAACTGGTCGGCCGGCGCCTGCGCAACGTCGAACTGAAGAACGGCCGCCTGTACGACCAACTGCACGCGGGCCGCGGCCTGCTGCTCGACCAGACGGGCCGTCTCACCGTCGACGGCTGGGACGACCGCGTCGACCACGTCGTCGAGACCGTCGACGCCAGTGAGGGCCTCGATTTCCCCGCGGCCCTCCTCCGCCCGGACGGCCACATCGCCTGGATCGGCGACAACAACCCGGACCTGTTCACCCACCTCACCAAGTGGTTCGGCACCCCCACGAACTGA
- a CDS encoding STAS domain-containing protein: protein MLAPTHEATRYKENVVYLSGFLDVRSVGDVREELSRLIDNSDGDVIVDLEALDALDATGLGLLVATHRRTQLLGRQLVLRHPVPSVVRILAVTRLHRILHVERTPLPISA from the coding sequence ATGCTCGCACCGACCCACGAAGCGACCCGATACAAAGAGAACGTGGTCTACCTCTCCGGCTTTCTCGACGTGCGCTCCGTCGGTGACGTCCGCGAAGAGCTCAGCCGGTTGATCGACAACTCCGACGGCGACGTGATCGTCGACCTGGAGGCCCTCGACGCGCTCGACGCCACCGGCCTCGGCCTGCTGGTCGCCACCCACCGGCGCACCCAGCTCCTCGGCCGCCAGCTCGTCCTGCGTCATCCGGTCCCGTCGGTCGTCCGCATCCTCGCGGTCACCCGCCTGCACCGAATCCTCCACGTCGAGCGCACCCCACTCCCGATCTCCGCCTGA
- a CDS encoding protein meaA, translating to MTTEKDRPWVMRTYAGHSSAVESNALFRRNLAKGQTGLSVAFDLPTQTGYDADHPLAKGEVGKVGVPVAHLGDVRALFDQIPLARMNTSMTINATAMWLLALYQVAAQEQGALPDELTGTTQNDIVKEYLSRGTYAFPPDASLRLSTDLIAYTVSNVPKWNPINICSYHLQEAGATPVQELAFALSTAIAVLDRVRDGGQVPADRFGEVVQRISFFVNAGVRFIEETCKMRAFVRLWDDVCLNRYGVTDAKARRLRYGVQVNSLGLTEAQPENNVQRIVLEMLGVTLSKNARARAVQLPAWNEALGLPRPWDQQWSLRMQQVLAYESDLLEYDDIFDGSHVIEAKVDELVAGAQEEIDRVQAMGGAVVAVESGYLKQALVASHAERRQRIESGEQIVVGVNKFENTEPSPLTENLETAIQTVDPAAESAALSSLTEWREQRDDEAVEEALASLREAAKGTDNLMPATLRCVRAGATTGEWAGVLREVFGEYRAPTGVSGSVGTSSGGEAIAAVRAKVAATSEELGGRLRLLVGKPGLDGHSNGAEQVAVRARDVGFEVIYQGIRLTPEQIVAAAVAEDVHCVGLSILSGSHMELVPQVVTGLREAGLEDVPVVVGGIVPDGDARALLGSGVAAVYTPKDYDLTGMMSNVVDVIRQANHL from the coding sequence ATGACGACTGAGAAGGACCGCCCCTGGGTGATGCGGACCTACGCCGGGCACTCGTCGGCGGTGGAGTCGAACGCGCTGTTCCGGCGCAACCTGGCCAAGGGGCAGACCGGGCTCTCGGTCGCCTTCGACCTGCCGACCCAGACCGGGTACGACGCGGATCACCCGTTGGCCAAGGGCGAGGTCGGCAAGGTCGGCGTACCGGTGGCGCACCTGGGTGACGTGCGGGCGTTGTTCGACCAGATCCCGCTCGCGCGGATGAACACGTCGATGACGATCAACGCGACCGCGATGTGGCTGCTCGCGCTCTACCAGGTCGCCGCGCAGGAGCAGGGCGCGCTGCCCGACGAGCTGACCGGGACGACGCAGAACGACATCGTCAAGGAGTACCTGTCCCGCGGTACGTATGCCTTCCCGCCGGACGCGTCGCTGCGGTTGTCGACCGACCTGATCGCCTACACGGTCTCGAACGTGCCGAAGTGGAACCCGATCAACATCTGCAGCTACCACCTCCAGGAGGCGGGCGCGACGCCGGTGCAGGAGTTGGCGTTCGCGCTGTCGACGGCGATCGCGGTACTGGATCGGGTTCGCGACGGCGGCCAGGTGCCGGCCGACCGGTTCGGCGAGGTGGTGCAGCGGATCTCGTTCTTCGTCAACGCGGGCGTGCGGTTCATCGAGGAGACCTGCAAGATGCGCGCGTTCGTCCGGCTCTGGGACGACGTCTGCCTCAACCGGTACGGCGTGACGGATGCGAAGGCGCGCCGCCTTCGGTACGGCGTACAGGTCAACTCGCTCGGGCTCACCGAGGCGCAGCCCGAGAACAACGTGCAGCGGATCGTGCTGGAGATGCTCGGCGTGACGCTGTCCAAGAACGCGCGGGCCCGGGCTGTGCAGTTGCCGGCCTGGAACGAGGCGCTCGGTCTACCGCGGCCGTGGGACCAGCAGTGGTCGCTGCGAATGCAGCAGGTGCTTGCGTATGAGTCGGACCTGCTCGAGTACGACGACATCTTCGACGGCTCGCACGTGATCGAGGCGAAGGTCGACGAACTGGTCGCCGGGGCGCAGGAGGAGATCGACCGGGTCCAGGCGATGGGTGGTGCCGTCGTCGCGGTGGAGAGCGGGTACCTCAAGCAGGCACTGGTCGCGTCCCATGCCGAGCGGCGGCAGCGGATCGAGTCGGGCGAGCAGATCGTCGTCGGCGTGAACAAGTTCGAGAACACCGAACCGTCGCCGCTGACCGAGAACCTCGAGACCGCGATCCAGACGGTCGATCCGGCGGCCGAGAGTGCCGCGCTGTCGTCCTTGACCGAGTGGCGTGAGCAGCGCGACGACGAGGCGGTCGAGGAAGCGCTGGCGTCCTTGCGCGAGGCCGCGAAGGGCACCGACAACCTGATGCCGGCCACCCTGCGATGTGTCCGCGCGGGTGCGACGACGGGGGAGTGGGCCGGCGTACTGCGGGAGGTCTTCGGCGAGTACCGCGCACCCACCGGCGTCTCCGGTTCCGTCGGTACGTCGAGCGGCGGCGAGGCGATCGCCGCGGTCCGGGCGAAGGTGGCCGCGACGTCGGAAGAGCTCGGCGGACGGCTGCGCCTCCTGGTCGGCAAGCCCGGCCTCGACGGGCATTCGAACGGTGCCGAGCAGGTCGCCGTACGGGCCCGTGACGTCGGGTTCGAGGTGATCTACCAGGGCATCCGGTTGACGCCCGAGCAGATCGTCGCGGCCGCGGTCGCCGAGGACGTGCACTGCGTGGGCTTGTCGATCCTGTCCGGCTCGCACATGGAACTCGTGCCGCAGGTCGTCACAGGCCTCCGCGAAGCCGGCCTCGAGGACGTGCCGGTGGTCGTCGGCGGCATCGTCCCCGACGGTGACGCGCGAGCACTCCTCGGCTCCGGCGTCGCCGCCGTCTACACCCCCAAGGACTACGACCTCACCGGCATGATGTCCAACGTCGTCGACGTCATCCGCCAGGCCAACCACCTCTGA
- a CDS encoding CU044_5270 family protein, translating to MADPTDEFETIRSAFPEQPGPSPEVTAQARRQVQDLVRAELTGSRRDRWRAAVRSGRIGIAVTATTAIVALTALSVPLLRSADPGSGPDAGPVTGSGSPAPRLTGASKVLLDTAVRQETNELVAGKYFRVRSLLISTGGVQVGNPKYTLQKRQITESWMPMKRGVQSWFGWVDLGSRPATVGDVAKWRAQGSPTSWQLPDEETPTTMAAGESVVNKMSFRDVPPGYYLNDVKPLTAQQIEALPTDPAKLRAALSRNVRPEAGPEEIEYDIFSAAGRLLFEMPSPPRLRGAALRVLSELPGTTLQEHVKDPIGRVGTKITMNLPWIEKGGNPSAPPTLAMGSTGSSFIIDPATGRLLSSEFKSARKGTGITVVLESGWTDERPTPPSKKTH from the coding sequence ATGGCTGATCCGACCGACGAGTTCGAGACGATCCGGTCCGCCTTCCCTGAGCAGCCCGGCCCCTCGCCGGAGGTGACAGCGCAGGCCCGCCGTCAGGTCCAGGACCTGGTCCGCGCGGAGCTGACCGGCAGCCGCCGCGACCGATGGCGGGCGGCCGTACGCTCCGGACGCATCGGCATCGCCGTGACCGCGACAACCGCGATCGTGGCGCTGACCGCACTGTCGGTCCCGCTGTTGCGATCCGCGGACCCGGGCTCGGGCCCGGACGCCGGTCCGGTGACCGGCAGCGGTTCGCCGGCACCGCGGTTGACCGGCGCCAGCAAGGTGCTGCTCGACACCGCAGTACGGCAGGAAACGAACGAACTGGTAGCCGGGAAGTACTTCCGGGTGCGCAGCCTGCTGATCAGCACCGGCGGCGTGCAGGTCGGCAATCCGAAGTACACGTTGCAGAAGCGGCAGATCACCGAGAGCTGGATGCCGATGAAACGCGGGGTCCAGTCCTGGTTCGGCTGGGTCGATCTGGGGTCGCGGCCGGCGACCGTCGGCGACGTGGCGAAATGGCGGGCGCAGGGTTCGCCGACATCGTGGCAACTGCCGGACGAGGAGACGCCGACCACGATGGCGGCGGGCGAGTCGGTGGTGAACAAGATGTCGTTCCGCGACGTACCGCCCGGCTACTACCTGAACGACGTGAAGCCGCTGACCGCCCAGCAGATCGAGGCGCTGCCGACCGATCCGGCGAAGCTGCGCGCCGCTCTCAGCCGGAACGTCCGGCCCGAGGCCGGCCCGGAGGAGATCGAGTACGACATCTTCAGTGCCGCCGGTCGGCTGCTGTTCGAGATGCCGTCGCCGCCGAGGCTGAGGGGTGCCGCACTGCGGGTGCTGTCGGAACTTCCGGGCACGACCCTCCAGGAGCACGTCAAGGATCCGATCGGCCGCGTCGGGACGAAGATCACCATGAACCTGCCCTGGATCGAGAAGGGCGGGAACCCCAGCGCCCCGCCGACGCTGGCCATGGGCAGTACCGGCAGCAGTTTCATCATCGATCCGGCCACCGGACGACTGCTCAGCTCGGAATTCAAGTCGGCCCGTAAGGGCACCGGCATCACCGTCGTCCTCGAATCCGGCTGGACCGACGAACGCCCGACCCCACCCAGCAAGAAAACCCACTAA